The Verrucomicrobiia bacterium genome has a segment encoding these proteins:
- a CDS encoding glycosyltransferase family 2 protein yields the protein MVARTSCSIGLIVNTYNQPDYLQRVLRSISAQAVLPDEVLIADDGSKEKTREVIDAWKAANRVACRHMWQPDEGFQRARILNESIAHATADYLVFLDGDTVAHPDFIRDHRDAARLGHFVQGHRCFVERRAADQFGQNDFRRDRLAAFVRGQISGLRNAFRWPRPLLRVRNDVKGVRGCNLAIWHRDLVAVNGYNEAFVGWGREDTELTVRLLNRGLNRVDLRGRALCFHLWHPPANRSQLSRNDCLLAQAKAERAKWCPRGLDQHSAGAELMNSLRSAALAVGTK from the coding sequence ATGGTAGCGCGCACGAGCTGCTCAATCGGTTTGATCGTCAACACGTACAATCAACCCGATTACCTTCAGAGAGTGCTTCGCTCGATTTCCGCACAGGCAGTCCTGCCCGATGAGGTGCTGATTGCGGACGACGGTTCCAAGGAAAAAACCCGCGAGGTGATTGATGCCTGGAAAGCCGCGAACCGCGTTGCGTGCCGCCACATGTGGCAGCCGGATGAGGGATTTCAGCGAGCGCGGATCCTCAACGAAAGCATCGCCCACGCAACGGCGGATTACCTGGTTTTTCTGGATGGAGACACCGTTGCCCATCCCGACTTCATTCGTGACCATCGCGACGCCGCGCGGCTCGGGCACTTCGTCCAGGGGCATCGATGCTTCGTCGAGAGGCGGGCGGCCGACCAGTTCGGGCAGAACGATTTCCGCCGCGACCGCCTTGCAGCTTTCGTTCGCGGGCAGATTTCCGGATTGCGCAATGCATTCCGCTGGCCGCGCCCTCTGCTGCGGGTGCGCAACGATGTGAAAGGCGTTCGCGGTTGCAATCTGGCAATCTGGCACCGCGATCTGGTGGCGGTGAACGGATATAACGAGGCGTTCGTTGGATGGGGCCGGGAGGACACAGAACTAACCGTGCGCCTTTTGAATCGCGGCCTGAATCGCGTCGACCTGCGCGGTCGCGCCCTTTGTTTTCATTTGTGGCATCCCCCGGCAAACCGCTCCCAGCTCAGCCGCAATGATTGCCTGCTCGCTCAAGCCAAAGCCGAGCGCGCCAAATGGTGCCCCCGCGGCCTGGATCAGCATTCCGCCGGAGCGGAGTTGATGAATTCGCTCCGATCCGCTGCGCTTGCAGTCGGGACGAAGTAA
- a CDS encoding MotA/TolQ/ExbB proton channel family protein: MSTLPDILRNGGTVFWFILLVSAVAVVVFIERFLHYHRAQINSTEFLNGVRNVLRRDNVVEAISICDATPGPVARLVKTAILNRDHGRERIAEALEEAGLAEVPRLEEKLNLLATIAQIAPLLGLVGTVVGLMNVFEHLQNQGVMAHIGDLAGGVWKALICSGAGLAVAIPAHAGYNYLVSRVNSIVLDMERAATEIVHIVTAGISSNPPPPAP, translated from the coding sequence ATGTCAACTTTGCCGGACATCCTGCGAAACGGCGGGACCGTTTTTTGGTTCATCCTGCTGGTCAGCGCCGTCGCCGTGGTGGTGTTCATCGAGCGATTCCTCCACTATCACCGCGCCCAGATCAACTCGACCGAGTTTCTCAATGGCGTTCGCAACGTGCTGCGCCGCGATAATGTCGTGGAAGCCATCTCCATTTGCGATGCGACGCCGGGTCCGGTTGCACGGCTCGTCAAGACAGCCATCTTGAATCGCGACCATGGGCGCGAGCGCATTGCGGAAGCCTTGGAGGAGGCAGGATTGGCGGAGGTTCCCCGGCTCGAGGAAAAACTCAACCTGCTGGCAACCATTGCGCAAATTGCGCCGTTGCTCGGTCTCGTAGGGACTGTGGTTGGATTGATGAATGTTTTTGAGCATCTGCAAAACCAGGGCGTGATGGCTCACATCGGGGACCTGGCTGGCGGCGTCTGGAAGGCATTGATCTGTTCCGGAGCGGGCCTCGCAGTCGCAATCCCCGCCCATGCCGGCTACAATTACCTCGTCAGCCGCGTAAACTCGATCGTTCTGGACATGGAACGGGCCGCAACGGAAATCGTGCACATCGTGACGGCA
- a CDS encoding glycosyltransferase, with product MSSPFNQLPNSKSNTPSLSVVVNTYNQPEYLRRVLRALDRQFAAGDELLLADDGSGAETRDVFEGWKQPGPMRAVHVWQEHGGFRRSRILNSAIVQAKNDYLIFLDGDSVPHPKFLRDHRSLARRGFYVQAHRAFVSEKASRYFGLGNFPADRMRAWISGQLQGWKHVFRWPFPFSKRRADLRGVRGCNLAIWREDLIRVNGYNEEFVGWGREDSELALRLMNSGVHWLDVRGRAVCYHLWHPPADRSGLDQNIRMLDEAIASQRTRCRMGLDQHMTNPA from the coding sequence ATGAGTTCCCCGTTCAATCAATTACCCAATAGCAAATCGAACACGCCGAGTTTGTCGGTGGTGGTGAACACCTACAACCAGCCCGAATATCTCCGACGCGTCCTGCGCGCCCTGGATCGACAGTTTGCCGCCGGCGACGAACTCTTGCTTGCGGACGATGGTTCGGGTGCGGAAACGCGCGACGTTTTCGAGGGTTGGAAGCAGCCCGGCCCGATGCGCGCCGTCCACGTCTGGCAGGAGCACGGAGGATTTCGCCGCTCCCGCATTTTGAACTCGGCGATTGTGCAGGCGAAGAATGATTACCTGATATTCCTGGATGGAGACTCTGTTCCCCATCCGAAGTTTCTGCGGGATCACCGATCGCTCGCCCGCCGCGGGTTTTACGTGCAGGCGCACCGGGCATTTGTCAGCGAGAAGGCCTCCCGCTATTTCGGCCTCGGCAACTTCCCGGCCGATCGCATGCGCGCCTGGATTTCAGGCCAGCTGCAGGGCTGGAAGCACGTGTTTCGCTGGCCCTTCCCATTCTCCAAACGCCGGGCTGATCTTCGAGGCGTGCGCGGCTGCAATCTTGCAATCTGGCGCGAGGACCTGATTCGGGTGAACGGCTACAACGAGGAATTTGTCGGCTGGGGCCGGGAAGATTCCGAACTCGCGCTGCGGCTGATGAATTCCGGAGTCCACTGGCTGGACGTTCGCGGGCGTGCTGTCTGTTATCATTTATGGCATCCGCCCGCCGATCGATCAGGGCTCGATCAAAACATACGCATGCTGGATGAAGCGATAGCTTCGCAGCGCACCCGCTGCCGGATGGGATTGGATCAGCACATGACCAACCCCGCCTGA
- a CDS encoding sulfotransferase family 2 domain-containing protein, whose product MRPEKFASVQAQRLPGSDDYSCRPFDEHRCIFVHVPKCAGISISKSLFGNLAGAHQSLRKYQIMFSPAEFASYFKFTFVRNPWDRLVSAYFFLKNGGITASDKAWSQRHLQQHDTFDSFVRNGITRREILKFPHFRPQTSFICLRPGLPGVDFIGFFENLAADFEIVRSRLQLQASLQNLNRTASRDKNFADCYSNETRAIVARVYQDDLAVLGYTFDNSTLPAMLARRDAGKRR is encoded by the coding sequence ATGCGCCCTGAAAAATTTGCCAGCGTCCAGGCCCAGCGCCTGCCCGGCAGCGATGACTATTCGTGCCGCCCGTTTGATGAGCATCGATGCATCTTCGTGCACGTGCCCAAATGCGCGGGGATATCGATCAGCAAAAGCCTGTTCGGCAACCTTGCAGGCGCGCATCAGTCGCTGCGGAAGTATCAGATCATGTTTTCGCCCGCTGAGTTCGCCAGCTACTTCAAGTTCACGTTCGTTCGAAATCCATGGGACCGCCTTGTCTCCGCGTATTTTTTCCTGAAGAACGGCGGCATCACTGCCTCCGACAAGGCATGGTCGCAACGGCATCTGCAACAGCATGACACGTTTGATTCCTTCGTCAGGAATGGAATTACGCGCAGGGAGATTCTGAAGTTCCCGCATTTCCGTCCGCAGACCAGTTTCATCTGTCTCAGGCCGGGGTTGCCCGGCGTCGACTTCATTGGATTCTTCGAGAACCTCGCCGCCGATTTTGAGATCGTTCGAAGCCGGCTTCAGTTACAGGCCAGCCTGCAAAACCTCAATCGCACGGCGTCCCGCGACAAGAATTTCGCGGATTGCTATTCCAATGAAACACGAGCCATCGTCGCGCGCGTGTACCAGGATGATCTCGCCGTGCTCGGATACACGTTCGACAACTCCACGCTTCCAGCCATGCTGGCCAGGCGGGACGCGGGCAAACGCCGATGA
- a CDS encoding sulfotransferase, which yields MNGGLIARRWSGFKVIYNLFSQPYILIGMHRSGTSMLSELLHDSGIFMGTDVYKNKESFFFQELNIRLLNENGFSWDKPGVPTRGRLKVSDYGVMRRYIKAHYHPIRLMQLLGGRPWGWKDPRTTFTLAQWLAIFPKAKVIHIYRNGIDVALSLYHRNKKIGKGGRCYSEFLERKTAGLDLWEKYVAQAFSFVPSLAGQMLTLHYEKLVGCDAEQVASLEAFTGLPLREKIAAKADPTRVSRFKSGEHEDLVDYARQNAWMQKLGYC from the coding sequence GTGAACGGCGGCTTGATTGCGCGGCGCTGGAGCGGATTCAAAGTGATTTACAACCTGTTTAGCCAACCCTACATCCTGATTGGGATGCACCGATCGGGAACTTCAATGCTCTCGGAACTGCTGCATGATTCCGGAATCTTCATGGGCACTGACGTCTATAAAAACAAGGAGTCGTTCTTTTTTCAGGAGCTCAACATCCGGCTGCTCAACGAGAACGGATTCAGCTGGGACAAACCAGGGGTTCCCACACGCGGGCGTCTCAAAGTTTCCGATTACGGCGTGATGCGGCGTTACATCAAGGCCCACTACCATCCCATCCGGCTCATGCAGTTGCTCGGCGGGCGCCCGTGGGGCTGGAAGGATCCGCGCACGACGTTCACCCTTGCGCAATGGCTCGCCATTTTTCCCAAGGCAAAGGTGATCCACATCTATCGCAACGGAATCGACGTGGCGCTCAGCCTGTATCATCGAAACAAAAAGATCGGCAAGGGCGGCCGCTGCTACTCGGAATTTCTGGAGCGAAAGACGGCAGGACTTGATCTCTGGGAAAAATACGTCGCGCAGGCGTTCTCGTTTGTGCCGAGCCTCGCTGGTCAGATGCTGACGTTGCACTACGAAAAACTTGTGGGTTGCGACGCGGAACAGGTTGCGAGCCTGGAGGCGTTCACCGGGCTGCCGCTGCGCGAAAAGATCGCGGCGAAGGCCGATCCCACCCGCGTCTCACGATTCAAGTCGGGCGAGCACGAGGATCTCGTTGACTATGCGCGTCAAAATGCCTGGATGCAGAAACTGGGGTATTGCTGA